A window of the Fulvia fulva chromosome 11, complete sequence genome harbors these coding sequences:
- a CDS encoding CCR4-Not complex 3'-5'-exoribonuclease subunit Ccr4 produces MADGFNRFNTGSQQYYYQNNHTSHPRSQLHHRNGSPINNNRALFNPNADTPSPNRSPGTNSPAHNPYSMYNNHNHRQNHSLLNGGAAHQNFQPQVNLGQAFAKNVSHAHQSHHLNNQHNDHAALHNTFGNHQHTVSNSTLSHTTPQFTPAHLQNGTPDHSSSIEPTNEHWADQLREYNKLRMAEQKVHWYARTAGSMNRFPGIASAGNNEHSQSEEHGERRRIADESDDMGSWDCMDLCGQGLKAMAPALFRHYPKLKKVYLNWNKIRSIPPQIGQMRFLTMLDLSNNDLHWLPPEIGMLTNLKKLNLYDNNLDDLPHELGSLYQLEMLGIEGNPLRPDLKEKLMQNGTKELIRFLRESAPKPEPPMDRPWRPLVEDTPEGADTFRLLSWNILCDRSATESQFGYTPKEALAWSRRKYMILDEMTGRNPDVMCIQEMDGENYNDFFRPELAAHDYKAVFTPKSRAQTMAEKEAKSVDGSAIFFKNSKYILLDKQVINFSREAISRPDMKGEHDVYNRVMPRDHVAIVAFLENRATGSRMIVANTHLTWQPEHSDIKIVQIAIMMDYINKMSSEYAKWPPCKDKELYKYNDADNLDGADGEKPEYLPSMKYDEPTQLPLLVCGDFNSTKDSGVYELIAQGSLSNAHSELGTNKYGDFTRHGMSHPFSLKSAYGNIGELPFTNYTPDFRQVIDWVFYSTNTMQVLGLLDRVDTEYMRRVPGFPNHYFPSDHLPLMIEFQVKERKERKVTETDFGNSRRESRN; encoded by the exons ATGGCCGATGGTTTCAACCGGTTCAATACCGGAAGCCAGCAGTATTACTACCAGAACAACCACACCTCACATCCGCGCTCCCAGCTGCACCATCGGAACGGCTCGCCCATCAACAATAACAGAGCACTCTTCAACCCCAACGCCGACACGCCCTCGCCGAACCGATCACCGGGCACCAACTCGCCGGCACACAACCCGTACAGCATGTACAACAACCACAATCACAGGCAGAACCACAGCCTGCTCAATGGCGGCGCCGCTCACCAGAACTTCCAGCCGCAGGTGAACTTGGGGCAGGCGTTTGCTAAGAATGTATCACATGCACACCAGAGCCACCACCTCAACAACCAGCATAATGACCACGCTGCGCTACACAACACATTTGGTAACCACCAGCACACCGTGTCCAACAGCACATTATCCCACACCACACCTCAATTCACACCCGCTCACCTCCAGAACGGCACTCCCGACCACTCATCCTCGATCGAGCCGACGAACGAACACTGGGCAGACCAGCTGAGGGAGTACAACAAGCTCAGAATGGCAGAGCAGAAGGTGCACTGGTACGCGAGGACAGCTGGCAGTATGAACCGCTTTCCCGGGATAGCGTCTGCGGGCAACAATGAGCACAGTCAATCAGAAGAGCACGGCGAGAGACGGCGAATTGCTGATGAGTCTGATGACATGGGCTCGTGGGACTGCATGGACCTCTGCGGGCAAGGACTCAAAGCAATGGCACCTGCATTATTCAGACACTACCCGAAGCTCAAGAAGGTCTACTTGAACTGGAACAAGATCCGAAGCATACCTCCGCAGATTGGGCAAATGCGGTTTCTGACCATGTTGGACCTTTCCAACAATGACCTGCATTGGCTGCCACCCGAAATCGGCATGCTCACGAACTTGAAGAAGCTGAACTTGTACGACAACAACCTCGACGATCTACCTCATGAGCTCGGCTCGCTCTACCAGCTTGAAATGCTCGGTATCGAGGGCAACCCATTGCGACCCGACCTCAAGGAAAAGCTCATGCAGAACGGAACAAAGGAATTGATCCGCTTTCTGCGTGAGAGTGCGCCAA AGCCTGAGCCGCCAATGGACCGACCGTGGAGACCGCTTGTCGAGGATACGCCAGAAGGTGCTGATACCTTCAGACTTCTGAGCTGGAACATTTTGTGCGATCGTAGTGCGACGGAATCTCAGTTCGGATACACTCCCAAGGAGGCACTGGCTTGGTCTCGGAGAAAGTACATGATTCTGGACGAGATGACAGGTAGGAATCCAGACGTCATGTGCATCCAGGAAATGGACGGCGAGAACTATAACGATTTCTTCCGACCGGAGCTGGCTGCGCACGATTACAAGGCCGTCTTCACACCAAAGTCCCGAGCGCAGACAATGGCGGAGAAGGAAGCCAAGTCCGTCGATGGATCTGCCATTTTCTTCAAGAACAGCAAGTACATACTCCTGGACAAGCAAGTGATCAACTTCAGCAGAGAGGCGATCAGCCGGCCAGACATGAAGGGTGAGCACGACGTGTACAACCGTGTCATGCCTCGCGATCACGTTGCCATTGTTGCATTCTTGGAGAACCGCGCAACCGGATCCAGGATGATTGTTGCCAACACGCATTTGACTTGGCAGCCGGAGCACAGTGACATCAAGATTGTGCAAATCGCAATCATGATGGACTACATCAACAAGATGAGCAGCGAATACGCCAAGTGGCCACCGTGCAAGGACAAGGAGCTTTACAAGTACAACGACGCGGACAACCTCGACGGAGCCGACGGAGAGAAGCCCGAGTACTTGCCTTCGATGAAGTACGACGAGCCAACGCAACTGCCACTACTGGTTTGCGGCGATTTCAACTCCACTAAGGATTCGGGTGTATACGAGCTCATAGCACAAGGCTCGCTCTCAAACGCCCACTCCGAACTCGGCACGAACAAATACGGCGACTTCACGCGACACGGCATGTCCCACCCCTTCAGCTTGAAGAGCGCATACGGTAACATTGGCGAGCTTCCCTTTACGAACTACACACCCGACTTCCGACAAGTCATCGATTGGGTCTTTTACTCGACGAATACAATGCAAGTCCTTGGCCTACTGGATAGAGTCGACACGGAGTATATGCGACGAGTGCCTGGCTTCCCGAACCATTACTTCCCATCCGATCACCTGCCCTTGATGATCGAATTCCAGGTGAAGGAGCGCAAGGAACGCAAGGTGACGGAAACGGACTTTGGGAACTCTAGGAGGGAGTCTAGGAACTGA
- a CDS encoding LYR motif-containing protein 5A: MSSTQLRHEVIRLYRELLYLGREYPVGYGYFKPRLHKAFKAKSALRDEDEIRKGIAQGEYVKKEIEAL, encoded by the exons ATGTCGTCAACACAACTTCGCCACGAAGTCATCCGGCTTTACAGAG AGCTTCTCTATCTAGGTAGAGAATATCCCGTGGGGTACGGCTACTTCAAGCCTCGTCTTCACAAGGCGTTCAAGGCGAAGTCAGCTCTCAGGGATGAAGACGAGATCCGCAAAGGCATTGCCCAAGGCGAATATGTCAAGAAAG AGATAGAAGCTCTGTAA
- a CDS encoding putative ubiquitination network signaling protein acrB has translation MPQKGKTKNAPNQHDKRHENGLAPPGKRVTRQRSNGQLNGEPNGNGKPTAASVVTPPALPSRGLNQGFKFPRPADTTASAPDSAAAARKDYASRSDSAERDRTSSNASAESVGPCGEMADQAHEQTSTTPSAEVPPAVDNNGKAYVAPARGTLSAVSTILTYYPLRDAISILILLLSLPPTLVLVIQALFASLTFVPPTAGISLSTLPNIKEMFNSSNFGYPAMFTIFMVDVLFWVCWSVVWKPVQNIFLDLSHAVVAVSLSGAAATTGGPTYSIATCSIIVCVVHVLRYKAIHLTALDYLRSVLHKLDIGLPLDAPSFATSFNSVTPLERGMAMTAIRTILGIHIVSQGVTTCIRRTLANAKANEKDQTLPAITKTDTEATAGAEHPNRSPTGLSDGLQPPHLSGSTDGRPPGQPPAPKNRESSSKKKRKQANQVRSQQPLWAAIASTKVTFVKEMEQRDAADDAREAAAMDNNTTNPFVSATNTTTDRIWICEVRDTEIIFAVELSPETAAENADDKDQLPPVSTGIDRSKPFFIRINGAAWSSTRIMSSQDGEDATDRYVGEIFGLAPRSSYLCEVVSIANQKVLCFAGLITQPARTPEQAAAGPPPPQHQALRPSSPITTLKQSIMSAQAKLDDVRNRGRKTKKDQRAAHADIKKEINTLRSKLDSSAIDDRQKGRQQQLSQHKNQAEEATADIKSQIQALGEIPADQVQESEVKKRAYESALKAKKAAERDFEEAKAEQDRELDALKNEIKAFESKKEKLAAKSAQRAYELEKLQREYQAKLSAKQKQDLERHQRQKEHEKVTSMIAQMEAEANSHMSKANDAYAASAALQRWSTQPPPGYPGYSSPPTPEGALPGSNGQISPQANGFPPGAFSQPFGSPFQHHASPAGAHARPGGVHRGRSSSMLSQYSGFTDNGDDFTFIPGDHRHQNSWSVQPNAIAGATEERKASEGDNTSGSGSGGASLMNGSTNGSNSPRPEAKPFIPGAAAKPVGTIGPPSKKAPQSPTAMHAGAAGNGR, from the coding sequence ATGCCTCAGAAGGGCAAGACGAAGAACGCACCGAACCAGCACGACAAGCGCCACGAGAACGGCCTCGCACCGCCAGGCAAACGAGTTACGAGGCAGCGATCTAACGGACAGCTGAATGGGGAGCCCAATGGCAATGGGAAGCCCACCGCAGCGTCTGTTGTCACGCCGCCAGCCCTCCCCTCGAGAGGCCTAAACCAAGGCTTCAAGTTCCCGCGACCCGCAGACACCACCGCCAGCGCCCCCGACTCCGCCGCTGCCGCTCGCAAGGACTATGCGTCCCGATCGGATAGCGCAGAAAGAGACAGGACTTCCTCCAACGCTTCCGCAGAGAGTGTAGGTCCGTGTGGTGAGATGGCAGATCAGGCACACGAGCAGACCTCTACCACGCCCAGTGCGGAGGTGCCTCCTGCTGTGGACAATAATGGCAAGGCCTACGTAGCTCCGGCTCGAGGCACGTTATCTGCTGTCTCCACCATTCTGACTTACTATCCTCTGCGCGATGCCATCTCAATCCTGATCCTCCTGCTGTCTCTGCCGCCAACCTTGGTTCTAGTCATCCAGGCCCTGTTCGCCTCGCTTACTTTCGTCCCGCCCACCGCCGGCATATCTCTGTCAACTCTACCCAATATCAAGGAGATGTTCAATTCCTCGAATTTTGGCTATCCTGCCATGTTTACGATATTCATGGTCGACGTATTGTTCTGGGTCTGCTGGTCGGTGGTTTGGAAACCTGTGCAGAACATATTTCTGGACTTGTCTCATGCAGTCGTGGCAGTCTCCCTCAGTGGAGCAGCTGCGACGACTGGCGGGCCGACGTACAGTATAGCGACATGTTCAATCATTGTCTGCGTGGTCCATGTGCTCCGGTACAAAGCGATTCATCTTACCGCTCTGGACTACCTCCGCTCCGTTCTACATAAACTGGATATCGGGTTACCTCTCGATGCGCCTAGTTTTGCAACATCTTTCAATTCAGTAACGCCACTTGAGCGTGGAATGGCCATGACGGCCATTCGTACTATTCTTGGAATACACATAGTTTCGCAGGGCGTAACGACATGTATACGCCGCACACTCGCAAATGCCAAAGCAAACGAAAAAGATCAAACCTTACCAGCGATCACCAAAACCGATACAGAAGCTACGGCTGGTGCCGAGCATCCGAATCGTTCACCAACTGGCCTGTCTGACGGCCTGCAACCTCCGCACCTCTCTGGAAGTACTGATGGTCGCCCTCCCGGGCAGCCTCCAGCGCCTAAGAATCGAGAATCCAGTAGTAAGAAGAAGCGGAAACAAGCCAATCAGGTTCGAAGTCAGCAACCACTTTGGGCAGCTATTGCTAGTACAAAGGTCACTTTCGTTAAGGAAATGGAGCAGCGAGATGCGGCTGACGATGCTCGGGAAGCTGCTGCTATGGATAACAACACAACCAACCCATTCGTAAGTGCTACGAATACCACTACCGATCGTATCTGGATTTGCGAAGTTCGAGATACCGAGATCATTTTCGCCGTGGAGCTCTCTCCCGAGACAGCTGCGGAAAATGCCGACGACAAGGACCAATTGCCACCTGTTTCGACGGGTATCGATAGGTCGAAGCCTTTCTTCATTCGCATCAATGGTGCTGCCTGGAGCTCAACCCGGATCATGTCAAGTCAGGACGGGGAGGATGCCACCGATCGCTATGTGGGTGAGATCTTCGGTCTAGCTCCTAGGAGTAGCTACCTGTGCGAGGTCGTGAGCATCGCAAATCAGAAGGTACTGTGCTTTGCAGGCTTGATCACGCAGCCTGCACGCACACCCGAACAGGCTGCAGCTGGTCCACCTCCGCCACAGCATCAAGCCCTTCGTCCATCTTCACCCATCACCACGCTGAAACAGTCAATCATGTCGGCACAGGCCAAGCTCGATGATGTTCGAAATCGTGGGAGGAAGACAAAAAAGGACCAGCGCGCTGCTCATGCCGACATAAAGAAGGAGATCAACACTTTGCGAAGCAAGCTTGATTCTTCCGCCATCGATGATCGTCAAAAGGGTCGCCAGCAGCAGCTCAGTCAGCACAAGAACCAGGCAGAGGAAGCGACGGCCGACATCAAGAGCCAGATCCAGGCTCTTGGCGAGATCCCCGCGGACCAAGTGCAGGAGTCGGAGGTCAAGAAGCGAGCCTATGAGTCTGCACTCAAAGCCAAGAAAGCCGCAGAGCGTGATTTCGAGGAAGCGAAGGCCGAGCAGGACCGCGAGCTGGATGCCCTGAAGAACGAAATCAAGGCTTTCGAGTCGAAGAAGGAGAAGCTGGCGGCGAAAAGCGCTCAGCGTGCCTATGAACTAGAGAAGCTTCAGCGGGAGTACCAAGCTAAGCTGTCAGCTAAGCAGAAGCAAGACCTTGAGCGCCATCAGCGTCAGAAGGAGCATGAGAAAGTGACCTCCATGATTGCGCAGATGGAGGCTGAGGCTAATTCGCACATGAGCAAGGCGAACGATGCCTATGCTGCTTCTGCTGCTCTACAACGCTGGTCGACTCAACCTCCTCCGGGCTACCCTGGTTACTCTTCACCACCGACTCCAGAAGGCGCACTACCTGGCTCTAATGGTCAAATCAGCCCTCAAGCAAACGGCTTCCCACCCGGCGCTTTCTCCCAACCCTTCGGCTCGCCCTTTCAACACCATGCTTCTCCAGCCGGCGCACACGCACGACCTGGCGGTGTTCATCGTGGTCGAAGCTCTTCAATGCTTAGCCAGTACTCCGGCTTCACTGACAATGGCGACGACTTCACTTTCATCCCTGGAGACCATCGTCATCAGAACTCCTGGTCTGTCCAGCCGAATGCCATTGCCGGTGCTACTGAAGAGCGCAAGGCCAGTGAAGGCGACAACACTTCTGGATCGGGATCTGGTGGAGCGAGCTTGATGAATGGAAGCACGAATGGATCGAATAGTCCTCGGCCTGAGGCTAAACCTTTCATTCCCGGTGCTGCTGCGAAACCTGTGGGTACGATTGGGCCGCCGAGTAAGAAGGCGCCTCAGAGTCCGACTGCGATGCATGCCGGTGCGGCTGGAAACGGTAGATAG
- a CDS encoding Zinc finger CCCH domain-containing protein 45, with translation MTHYGYGNNRTTSSGFGHRAMHAPAMVNVNDGVGSSCNHCSSTKLPSPQTARPAQMPISPASSSLARGPPRKPKRSGHAVWVGNIPMGASIEALKDHFSHEAIRDIESVFLMAKSNCAFVNYDTEDACVAAVERFNHSLFGSVRLLCRLRREPTVPRETSSSSRSSLQSDSPVSSVRDASSIMTGSSDSMSSSLNGLGIQHDSDTKPEDGVQEETTLATSLPSMPKDRYFVVKSLTKEDLHNSLQFGTWETQPHNQRALDDAFREAENVYMIFSVNKSGEYFGYARMLSSPLGHSPPQLTSDTSTTTPSKQNDTLKITETAATSTAAPGYIIDDTIRGTMFWEVQHEDNGIVSSTMSALDRAEQDGHVRSRPFKVEWLSVRKVTFQRTKGIRNPWNNNKEVKVARDGTELETEVGKKIVALFNESHEDVMRKA, from the coding sequence AACCGAACAACGTCGTCCGGCTTTGGCCATCGTGCTATGCATGCTCCAGCCATGGTCAACGTCAACGACGGGGTGGGATCGAGCTGTAACCACTGCAGTAGTACAAAACTACCCTCACCGCAGACCGCTCGCCCAGCTCAAATGCCAATATCGCCAGCTTCGTCTTCACTAGCAAGGGGCCCACCACGAAAGCCGAAACGATCAGGACATGCCGTCTGGGTGGGGAACATCCCGATGGGTGCTTCGATTGAGGCTTTGAAAGACCACTTCTCACATGAAGCCATCAGGGACATCGAAAGTGTCTTCCTGATGGCGAAGTCAAATTGTGCTTTCGTCAACTATGACACAGAGGATGCTTGCGTAGCAGCCGTGGAGAGGTTCAACCACTCTTTGTTCGGCTCTGTGCGACTGCTGTGCCGCTTGAGGAGAGAGCCAACAGTCCCACGGGAGACGTCTAGCTCTAGCAGGTCTTCACTACAAAGCGATAGCCCTGTCAGCTCTGTCAGGGATGCGAGCTCGATAATGACTGGGTCATCCGATAGCATGTCGTCAAGCCTGAATGGGCTTGGCATACAGCACGACAGCGACACCAAGCCAGAGGACGGCGTGCAGGAGGAAACGACACTTGCTACCAGCCTTCCATCAATGCCCAAAGATAGATACTTCGTCGTTAAGAGTCTGACAAAGGAAGATCTGCACAACAGTCTCCAGTTTGGAACATGGGAGACGCAACCACACAATCAACGGGCCTTGGACGATGCCTTCCGCGAGGCTGAGAACGTCTACATGATCTTCTCTGTCAACAAGTCTGGTGAGTATTTTGGCTACGCTCGAATGCTCTCTTCGCCGTTGGGACATTCACCGCCACAACTGACTAGTGATACCTCCACCACTACTCCGTCAAAGCAGAACGACACCTTGAAGATCACCGAAACAGCGGCAACATCCACCGCGGCCCCAGGCTACATCATAGATGACACCATCCGCGGCACTATGTTCTGGGAAGTACAGCACGAGGATAATGGTATTGTGTCCAGCACTATGAGCGCCCTCGATCGGGCAGAGCAAGATGGTCACGTTAGAAGTAGGCCGTTCAAGGTGGAATGGCTGTCAGTCAGAAAAGTGACGTTCCAGCGGACGAAGGGCATCAGAAACCCTTGGAATAACAACAAAGAGGTGAAAGTCGCGAGAGATGGGACGGAGTTGGAAACTGAGGTCGGGAAGAAGATTGTGGCGCTTTTTAATGAGAGTCATGAAGATGTGATGAGGAAGGCGTAA